The following are encoded in a window of Drosophila simulans strain w501 chromosome 3L, Prin_Dsim_3.1, whole genome shotgun sequence genomic DNA:
- the LOC6738939 gene encoding all trans-polyprenyl-diphosphate synthase PDSS2 — translation MAMYRASGLRIMQQLRRRIPAELQPLQVVKAAPALQTFTSQRWTSTTTTSGKHASPQVTTPPPRHDWNRAVSEAERIVGYPTSFLSLRWLLSDEIANVALHLRKLVGSAHPLMKTAKHLLYNGKNTMQAWGLIVLLVSKAAGHAPSVPDVEQDKSAGVLHSQRALAEVTEMIRISHLVHNSVVNLQSSTQAGQDVDTYDDMSFGNKIGLLTGDYLLGHSSAELANLRNQEVVELISSAVRDFSESEFIGERDEQNNPLPYKPGTFQRPSLSVGVDFNEHDVMTPMPIAQVLGNPEEEWECRNILNAGSLLGKSCQASLKLAGQSEELQRHAYRFGKHLALAWQACLDAEPFQCPQLPLDVTFSLVSAPVLFHLEHDPGMYSQLEAGKQSVDNIDYDKIHKAILAGPALTKTKELQRKHTAAALAVLQHFPATDARQALENIILAMQDL, via the exons ATGGCCATGTACCGCGCCAGTGGGTTAAGGATTATGCAACAGTTGCGCCGCAGGATTCCCGCCGAGCTGCAGCCACTCCAAGTGGTCAAAGCTGCGCCTGCGCTGCAAACTTTCACTTCTCAGCGCTGGACTTCGACGACGACGACCAGTGGAAAGCATGCCAGTCCACAGGTTACGACCCCGCCCCCGAGACACGACTGGAATAGGGCGGTCAGCGAGGCGGAGCGCATCGTCGGCTATCCCACGTCCTTCCTCAGTCTGCGCTGGCTGCTCAGCGACGAGATCGCCAATGTGGCGCTGCACCTGCGCAAACTGGTGGGCAGCGCCCATCCGCTGATGAAGACGGCCAA GCACCTGCTCTACAATGGCAAGAACACGATGCAAGCCTGGGGATTGATAGTGCTCCTGGTGTCCAAGGCCGCAGGACATGCACCCAGTGTTCCAGACGTGGAGCAGGACAAGAGTGCCGGAGTGCTGCACTCACAAAGAGCTTTGGCCGAGGTCACCGAGATGATACGGATATCTCATCTGGTGCACAAT AGCGTGGTTAATCTGCAATCGAGCACGCAGGCTGGGCAGGATGTGGACACCTACGACGACATGTCCTTTGGCAACAAGATCGGCCTGCTGACCGGCGACTACCTTCTGGGCCATTCCAGTGCGGAACTGGCTAATCTGCGCAACCAGGAGGTGGTGGAGCTGATCTCGTCGGCGGTGCGAGATTTTTCCGAGTCAGAATTCATTGGAGAGCGTGATGAACAGAACAACCCGCTGCCATATAAGCCAGGAACCTTCCAGCGACCATCTCTCAGCGTTGGAGTGGACTTCAACGAGCACGACGTGATGACGCCAATGCCGATTGCCCAGGTTCTCGGGAATCCGGAGGAGGAATGGGAGTGCCGTAACATCCTTAATGCGGGTAGCCTGCTGGGCAAATCCTGCCAAGCTTCGCTGAAGCTGGCCGGTCAGAGTGAGGAACTGCAGCGGCATGCTTACCgctttggcaaacatttggcGCTCGCTTGGCAGGCTTGCTTGGATGCCGAACCTTTTCAGTGCCCCCAACTCCCGCTGGATGTTACTTTCAGTCTGGTTAGTGCTCCAGTCCTATTCCACTTGGAGCACGACCCTGGCATGTATTCTCAACTGGAGGCTGGCAAGCAGTCGGTGGATAACATCGACTACGACAAGATCCACAAGGCCATTCTAGCCGGGCCGGCTTTGACCAAAACCAAGGAACTGCAGCGGAAGCACACAGCCGCCGCCCTGGCCGTTCTGCAACATTTCCCGGCGACGGACGCTCGCCAGGCTCTGGAGAACATCATTCTGGCCATGCAGGATCTCTGA